ATTCTTTATATGAACTACTGATCCAACATCCAGTAACCTCCACACTAGTGGTTCACGATCCAATAACCACGACACTACCTGCAAGATGCAGAAAATTAGTAGAGATGCATATATAATTACTGATCCAAATACTTGATGTGGCGTCTCACATTACCTGGGGATGAAAatgtacttatatatatattcacacctttttttatattaatgcGTTTTAACGCTGTGATGGGCATGATCTCATCAAAACTCTGCACTTAAACGAGCGCGAGAGTAATAATAGAATATGTGACCTCCTAGAGTATCTAGTTTGAAAGAGCCAAAAAGAGACGTACAATATTGAGTGTCACTGGGGGGTGGAGCGTTACATTCGCCCcaattaagtaaaaataaaaacccaaatattGCTATAAACAAAACTTTAGAAcccatgaaaataaaagaaaaatatcacaCTAAAAGCTGAAGTAAAATTTTGGGTCACCCAACATGATAGAAAACTTGAGTGGAAAGGACTTACCTCAGGTTGATTTCTGGATACTGCAACGTGCAAAAGAGTGTTGCCGTCGTCATCCCGCCCATCAAGCAGTTTCTCTTGCAACAATTTGGCATCTTTAAAACAAGCCCGCCCAAGCCATTGTACTAGGTACCAAAAAACATCAATCATGTCATATTTCAGGGCTATATGCAAGGCATTCTCTCCTCGAATTGTCACATCTTCAAGAGACTCGGGGCAAGCTTctaaaaatttcttcaaaaaagaGAGGTCTCCTTTTCGAATTACGTAATGCAAAGGAGTCACACCCTCCCTTCCTCGGACACGGACAAAGTCCTTATCAAAATCAAGTAGTCGGTCAACCAATATGGCTTGTTTTCTTTGCAAGATGtaatctttttcaaaattaaaagcatGGTTTTGCAAAGCAATGTGAAGAGGGGTTAAGCCATATTGGTTAAGCTTCCTAGCAAACGAGGGCTTTAAGCCCATGATCTCCCTGACGAAAGGGATGTGCCCGGCAGATACAGCTATGTGTAAAGGAGTGTCAAGAAATGGAATCTTATCGACCCTATCCAAAACATGTGCATCCTTCTCTATCAATACGTACAAGGCATCAATGTTTCCTTGCTCAGCAGCATCTCTCACACTCCTATCAATGTTTCTTTGCTCGGCAGAGTCCCTCAGACTCCAATCCATTTTAGGAGAGGTACGTGATATATAGTAGTCTGAAAGTTAAAAGGAAatggcttctttttcttttttttttttgtcgaatTGTAGAAGGAAATGGCTTTAAATGAGAAGATTGGGCgtcctctatttataggattggATATCGATATCAGATCTGCACACCTCACTGAAGCAACGATTTTTACGTTGTTTTCCAAACATGAAGCATAAAGGGCTTGTCTTGCAGGTCAGTGGTACtgtgatttatttgtttacatATCTTGGAATCTTATGAGTTGTCTGTCCACGTGCATTTGCTTTTGTTGATTTGGTGTTTTTTAGCATCTTTGTTAGCAAAAACTAATTTGCTAATTTGTTCTTGTATATATAATCTATGAAAATGTCTGAATGAGATGATTGAAAAATTAAGGAGACTTGGGATCCACTAAACAAAGTATTTTTAGAAGGCGATGCTATTTATAGAAAGGTTTCTCAATAtacttttattttctaatcTAAGACTACTCTTCTTGACACATGAGCACCATATATGGTGACATGTAATGTATCTTTTATGCATAAAAGACACTATAGTTCAAGAAATATAAAACGATATGACAGACCGATTAGAAGTTGCAATTGATCCATCGGTTTAATCATACAGATATGCCTAGATATATAGGAATAATCCAGacgtacaaaaataaaatagaaaaagaaaagaaaaggggaacCTCTTGAGAGAGGTTGCTAGCTTGAGCTGAGAGGCAGGAATATGGATTCCTGTAATAAGCATCGGGGCtgaggaaaaattttaaaaaataagtaaacgGGACCTCCGGAGACTTGAGCGGAGAGGCAGAAGTATTCCCATATATAATAAGCATAATTATGGCTTTAAATGATGAGAAAGCTAGATCTGCTTACGCGTCACTGAATCAAGGCGTTTAACTTTGTTTGCCGACAATAAAGGACGTTTGCTGGATTGTCTGGTGGGTCACTGGTactgatacttttttttttttttttttcctatgccatACGATAATAATATAACCTGaatcttattattattgatCTGGTTAGTTCAAACCATGGAAGAATAGCAATAAGATAACACCACcgtaataaaagaaataaaaaaagaaaacgaaaaagggGAAGCTCTCCAGCTGCTGATGCACTAcagaaatgaaaagagaaaaagaaaaagggagagaCAGGAGGTATTCGTATCGCAggatataaattaaaatcaaaacataaaataacaaaaagctcaagtaaaaaatgatttaattacTGATTGAGAGAGCAGAAAGTGTAAACTagttttttagctaaatttagttATTATGCTTTATTTTCTTGCTTTAGCAGTCCTTGTAAAATAGAAGTTTTTCCTATAATTGCTACAATTTACAgtaaaatatgaaagtttatataagtaatattttattatatttcttatttctttctattttttttaagggaaattatatataaaatctttaggtaaacgcgctttttttaaaaactccctaggtatttttttttgaaaatttagtccttgggtcactcgaaactactagaaaactccctaccgtcaatttttgttaacttccgttagtctactcaaaactcaccattttatctgattaaaatattatttttttattaatttaatttaaaaaattcaatcttaaaaaaaaaaaaaaaaaaaaaaaaccacccctggccaccacccccccctatggggtggccgtaaGCCACCCCAGGCCACCCCTTGCACGTTTTAGCTTGAATTTAATTTAGGATTCGcgtgatcatcatcatcatatatatatatatatatatatagttgtctTGGCAATCTAGTGACGGTCATTTCTTATGAAGGTTCTGTTTTCCTGTACTATATATAGCTTTGGCTACACCTGATCATTTCCCCACCCTTCCCTTCCGCCCTTAACAGGTCGAAGCAGAGAAGCCAAATCCAACAATATTTCTAAAAGCTTGCGATTTATTGGGAGTGAAGCCCGAGGATGCTGTACATGTAGGGGATGACCGCAGGAATGATATATGGGGTGCCAGAGATGCAGGTTGTGATGCTTGGCTTTGGGGAAGTGACGTTCACTCTTTTAAGGAGGTAAACTGTCATACACATCTCTTATTTTTCTGGGTGTTACTTGAAAGAGAGTTTTAGCCTCTCAATTTTGATGTTTGTAATAACAACTTTAGGAAGAGAACATCAAGGGCAGTCTTCAgttcattttcttctattcttCTTGCGattctttcaattgtttttcgAAACCAGTTGTtctgtgtgtgagagagagagaggatgtgAAAATCTTTGTTTCTTGAAATTGCCTCAAATACACTCTTGGAAATTCTATAAGTTCAACTCGTCTCTGTTTTAGCTTTCCTTGTTGTCCTTCAAAGCTTCTTCCCATTCTGGAGTTAAATAACAAAGAAGTAGGGTGAGAGGAAGAACGAATGTGAAAGTTCTGAGGGAAAAAGATTCATTTATGACttccagggaaaaaaaaaattataagatagAACATGCTATTCAGGAA
This genomic interval from Corylus avellana chromosome ca3, CavTom2PMs-1.0 contains the following:
- the LOC132174174 gene encoding ankyrin repeat-containing protein BDA1-like — encoded protein: MDWSLRDSAEQRNIDRSVRDAAEQGNIDALYVLIEKDAHVLDRVDKIPFLDTPLHIAVSAGHIPFVREIMGLKPSFARKLNQYGLTPLHIALQNHAFNFEKDYILQRKQAILVDRLLDFDKDFVRVRGREGVTPLHYVIRKGDLSFLKKFLEACPESLEDVTIRGENALHIALKYDMIDVFWYLVQWLGRACFKDAKLLQEKLLDGRDDDGNTLLHVAVSRNQPEVVSWLLDREPLVWRLLDVGSVVHIKNLEGHTVLGILELQSQQTQVDNQRIGKILRQHCVRRLTTRLEHYLRSFITIFVKFYVGIRRRQTVITEERRNALLVVAGLLITVTYPVALSADQPNEFNCRSPESDQRYRFGSLQLHSPVQP